The Desulfonatronum lacustre DSM 10312 region TTTAGCAGATTTGTTTCAAATCGGATTTATTGGCAATTCAAACCCTTTCCGATTTCATTTTAGGGGGGATGCAAATCTTAATCTTGAAGCCGATATGGTAGTGCATCGAGCTCTTTGGCCCTATTTTTCGATTATTTAATTGAAAATTATCCTTGTCCAAAGTTTTGTAGCCAATTGAGTACATGTGTTATCTATCCGCAGAGTTAGAAAATTAATATACTATCGGACAAAATTGTACAACAAACGGGTCAACGCGGACTCGCTTAAGCTCGCCGGTTACCCTACACGTTAGCGCTCAACATACAGGGAGTCTTGGTTGATCGATTTCATTCTGGAAAATAAAGAATGGTTATTCTCCGGTGCAGGAGTGACTGCCATATTGGTAGTTGGAGGCTGGCTATTTAAGCATTCAAGATCGACGCCAACTGCATCCCAGCCAAACCTAACGTCAGCGGTGCGGGTCGCTCTCGTTCAAGCCCAGCTTCCACCTGCAAAAAACATTCTACCGAACTCCGAGGTCGCGAGCATCGTTATGAGGTTTAATCAGGTTCTCGATCTGATGAACGAGAAGAGAACTTATGGTAAATACACCATTGCTGGCTTGGCACAGCTGATGAAAATTCACTCCGTTGGCGAGCTGGAAAGTGTGTTTCTTGGTAGTCAAGAACCATCATTTGAATTTATTGACCATTTCTGCGATACATTTGGGGTTAATAGGAACTGGCTTATCGAGGGAAAGAGTGCACCTTTTACAGGGCTTGAAGAAACACATTACGATCCGCTGGAATATTTGGAAGAAATCGAGACTCTGGCGCCAAACAGAATCTACTTCATTAGGTCGGCATCGGAGATGGGGGAAGTCTTTCTGCTACTTAAGTTTTTCGATCATAAGTACAGGATTGTTGACCGAGTCTGGCACATTAGTGACCATGTTGGCGCTGGCGGTCAAAGTCAGATATTCGGAATGTATCGGCTAATATTGGCGCTTCAAAAGAGTGGACTCAACACCACCTGTGGCGGGAGAATTCTGCCGAAAGATAAGTTCAACGATCTTCTCAGTGGCAAGGTGTTTCCAGGATCGATAATCGATTTTCCAGCGCAAGAAAATCCATGGTGGGATGATTTCGTTGATGTTCACCATAAATATCCGATTTCATCAAGCTATGAGTCCCGGTACGGAAAGGGGTTCATGGCCGCCCAATCAATAGTTCGCTGGAAACTAAAGGAGAAGGGCAAAAAGGGACATCCATGATAAGAAAGTCAAGTGGGAAGATGGAGATTCCCTGAACATCCCGGTTTGAGAATTCCGGGTGTTATGAAATGTTGCCCGCAGCCGACGATTTTTTCTCTAGCTTGGGTCGAGTTTGGTTACCGACCAGACATCCATTTGCAGCATGAGGCTGGGAGATATGGCTCTATGCCCCTCCCTTGCGGAAATAGCCTTCGCTGAAGAGTAAGTTTGGGTTAACCCTGCCGGCCTCGAAACAGGCTTACAGAAGCATCATGGCAAGTGCCATTCGCATAGGCAAAAAGGGCAAAAAGGGACATCCATGATAAGCAAGTCAAAAGGGGAAAAAAGGGACAGGCTAAATATGCTTGACAGGCGCGGATATTCACGTTTACTTTCACTTTCACCTGCCAACTCAAGACCTCCCGGAGGAGAGCATGGGACGCATAGCCAGATTTGTACGAGATGACCGACCTACCATCTATCACGTCATGTCCAGAACGGCCTTGGACGGCTTTCCATTGCAGGACGTCGAGAAGGACCGCCTCATGGCCATTGTGGCCAGGCTTTGCAAATTCTATTTTGTGGATTTGCTTGGGTTTTGCCTGATGGGCAATCATTTTCATCTGGTGGTCAGGATGCACACCGAGGAAGCGGCTACGGATGCGGAAATCGTGAAGCGATTCAAGAAGCAGTTCGGGGAGGATGCCGTAATCTTGCCGCACCAAGTACAGGACTATCGGCGGCGGCTGGTTAATTTGGGGGCCTTCATGAAGGATATCAAGCAGGGTTTCACCCGGTATTTCAACAAACGCAGAAACAGAAAAGGCTTTTTCTGGGGCGATCGGTTCAAGAGTCTGATTGTCCAAGAGGGCGCCAGCCTGGTCAATTTGCTGGCCTATGTGGACCTTAATCCCGTCCGGGCCGGTTTGGTGCAGAAGCCCGAGGACTACCGCTGGTCCGGCCTGGGATATCTGGTGCAGCGAGGGAACCGGGACGGTCTGCTTGATCTGGACCTGGGTTTGAAGGAGTGGAATGAGCTTGAGCCGAAGGAGATCGTCCGAAAATATCGACAGTTCGTCTATGAAACCGGAGCTATGGACACCGGCAAGGGCAAGCAGCTCAATCCGGAAATTGTCAAACGCGAACGGAAGAAGGGCTACAAGCTAAGCCGCACCGACGTCTTCCGCCACCGCTGTCGATATTTTACTGATTCCGGCATCATCGGCTCCAAAGAGTTCGTGTCCGAGGTGTTCGACGGGGTAAAGCACCTGCTGGATTCCAAGGATGAGAGGAGGTTCACGCCGGTTGGCGGGATGGATGGGGTGTATTCGATGAAGCGGTTGGGGGCTGGGGGGTAATTGTTATCAGCTATTCGTTGCTTGGGAAGAGCAGGAAGGGACAGACTCAACTCTTTACTCTAAGATTCCCTCTGCTGAGAACTGACTGCACTGCCAATGCCAAGAGCCAATCGATACTTTGTTCCAGGTCATGTTTGGCACATTACCCACCGGTATCATAACAGTCCGTTGAAAAACTCCCAAGTGCTGCGTTGCCGCAAAAAGTTCAAACTCTCACGTATGAACAAATACGCTTCAACCTTGAACTTTTTTTGCTCCTTGCACTTGGGGTTTTTGAACGAACTGCCGGATAAGGACAATTCCAACACTCAGTAAGCGGGAGTTACTCCTCAAATTTTCCCGGGACAGGCAAAATTGGATCAATTGGCTTTTTGAGGCCAGGAAGCGATACCAGCTTCAGATCCTCAACGACACCGTCACCTCGAATCACATTCGCCTCTTGGTTTTCAGCGAGGAAGACATCACGGCCCTGCCCAGGTCAATCCAGTTGGTTGCCGGCAGAACCGCCCAGAAGTACAACCAGCGTAAAAGGTCGTAAGGGTGCGTTTTGGGAAGACCGCTACCATGCCACAGCCGTGGATACGGATAAGCATCTACTCAAGTGCATGCTGTACATCGATCTGAACATGGTCCGGGCCGGGATTGTGGAACATCCCCGACAATGGCATTTCACCGGATATCACGAAATCACTTCACCACCTGAGAGGTACCGACGCATCAACCGTGGCAAACTGCTCGAACTCCTGGAGGGCACGGACGAAGCCACTCTGACCCGTGATTATGCAACTTGGGTCGATGATGCACTTGGTTGCGGCGAAAGACGGGAACCGGACTGGACAAACAGCATTGCCGTGGGGACCAGGGCATTTGTGGAGAGGTTTCAGGCAAAGCTGGGATTCAAGGCGGTTGGGAGAAAAATTGTTGAGAACGGTAAAAGCTCTGGATCGGTGCTTCGCGAGACAACAGACTCTTACAATGCCCATTTTAATGATGAAATTGGGGTTCTAAGGCAAAATAACAGTCTTAGATGGAACGTATCATCAGAAAATTCAAATGATTAACTCGGTCCGACCCCGTCTGGTCCTTGACAGCTTCCGGACTACTCTCGGATCGCCACGAATTCTGGCAGTGCCAACCAAGTGGGCGCAAACAGTGCGGCTTTAAGCGGTTGGCGTTTTTTGTAATATATTGGATTTCTACAGTTTTACTCATGGCATGAATAGTGCTATAAGAGATGCAAGACCATAACGGTCCAACCTCAACAGGAGAAAAAATCATGAAAAAGCTTTACGCGGTTGCAACCATGGCTTTCGTACTCTGCCTGACCGGGCTGGTCCTTTCAGGCACGGCCTTTGCCGACAGGTGCGTGGACAATGGAGACGGAACAGTAACGGATAACGGAACCGGCCTGATGTGGCAGAAAGCAACGGCTGGACCAATGAACTGGGATGCGGCCATGAGCTATGCATCCGGCCTTTCATTGGCTGGGCGTTCCGACTGGAGGTTGCCGGGCAGAGATCGACTAGAAGAGCTGTACCATTCTCCCTGTAAAGGTATGATTGAATTGTCCTTCCCGGCCTACTGGTCGTCTACTACCAACGCCAACAATACGAACAACGCGTGGCACGTCAACTTCAACAACGGAAACGTGAACAACAACAATAAGTCGAATAGCAGCTACGTTCGTGCCGTGCGTGATGCACATTCAAATACCAAGGTTATAAGAAAATATTAATTACTGGATGTTCCTCCGCAGGCTGATTTGGAGCCTCGACACTTGCCTGGAGTATCTTTGTCCCTGGGTCAACTTATCTCCCCCCTGCTCAACGCCGCCTGTCCCTTTCGGGATGGGCGGTTTTTTTCTGGATCGTGATTATCACAAAAGCCGACGCCACTCTCCAGACTTTGGTCAGGAAGAAAGGACGGAGGCGGCCCGTCGCCCAGGCGCTTGCTGAGCTTGGTGTGGCGGGCTTGAGGGCGGTGCATCCTGGGAAATCGGGGTCAGGTCTTGTATTTTAATTTTCCTTCAGGGAAGGCGTTAGCATGACCAGACCGCTACGGTTGAGTTTCCCGGCGCCCTCTATCATGTGACTGCCCGGGGGAACGCTCGATCAGAGATCTTTCTGGGGGAAACGACCGGTTGTTGTTTCTCTCCATCCTTGCCGATCTGGTTGAGCGGTACAACTGGATCTGCCATGGATATTGCCTTATGGGCAATCACTATCACCTCTTGATCGAGACACCGGATGGAAACCTCTCGGAGGGCATGCGGCAGCTGAACGGAATCTACACGCAAAAATTCAACCGGAGCCACGCAAGGGTGGGGCATGTCTTTCAGGGACGTTTCAAATCCATTGTGGTCGAGAAGGACTCCCACCTGTTGGAGTTGTGCCGCTATGTCGTTCTTAATCCGGTCCGGGCCGGGATGGCTCGGCATCCCAAGGATTACCCGTGATCCAGTTATTGCGGCACTGCCGGGTTGAAAAAGAAGCTGGCCTTCCTCTCCGCGGACTGGACCCTTGCCCAGTTCGGGAATGACCGGAAGCATGCGCAACGAGAATACCGAAGGTTTGTCCTTGCGGGGATGGGTGAGGAGTCCCCCTGGAAGAAGCTTGTTGGGCAATGCCTCTTGGGGGAGGAGGCTTTCCTGGAAAAGCTCTTTCCATTTCTCCAGAAGAAAGCCGGATTCACTGAAATCCCTCGGGTTCAACGCTTTGCGCTGCGACCTCCACTGGGGAAGGTATTCCCTGGAGGGCAGTCAAAAACGAGCCGGAACAAGGCCATTGCAACCGCACACATTGAGCACGGCTACTCCCAGCAGTCTCTTGCCGCGCACCTCGGGCTTCATTATGCCACTGTCAGCAGGATCATCAAAAAAGAACAAGATAAGTTAAAAAACAAGACCTGACCCTATGTCAGATGTCAGGGAATCCATTGACACCAATTATCCAGCTATGCGAATTATCGAAAAATTCATTACTAACTTTATGGAAGTTTGCTCTGGAAATTTAAAGCCGCAGGGTGTGGCTAGCCATATGGTGCCATGATAGTATGCTTGAAAATTCTATCAACAGACAAGGAGAAGAAAGTAATGCTTGCATGTGACGGCATTTGTAAAAAAATCGGTTTGGTGGCGGCATCGTTTATTTTGGCACTGCTTATGGTTCAGACCTCCTTGGCCGCGGCTGTGGATCGTGATCTGGCCTTGAAGGTTGCTGGCAATTACCTTGAGTACTTGGTGCAGACCTTTGACCGCTGGCCGGAAGCGGACCCGTTTATCGAGTCCCTAACCCCGGTGTTTTATAAAGAAACCAAGGTTTTTTGGCATGTAGATGTGAGCCCTTCCGGTTTCCTCCTGATTTCCTCCCGTGACGAGTTGTCGCCAATAAAGCTCTACTCCGAAACCGGACAATTCGATCCCGATCGGGCCACCAAGCAGGGGGCTCCGGAGTCCTGGATCATTCCGGAACAATTCTTAAGCGTGGTCGCGGTTTCCTTCGCCACGAAGATCAGGGCACCTCTACAGGGCGATGAGGGCGTTAGCCGCCAAATCCGACAGGCTTGGGATCTGTTTGGCCAACCTCGGGCATGGAAGACCCTTTCCAAGACCTCCGCCCATCCCCCGCGCACTGTCGGTCCGCTTGTCACGGCCCGTTGGGGCCAGGCCCCCCCCTACAACCGGCGTACCCCGAAGGTCGAAGGGGAGAATACGAGGGTGGGATGCGTGGCTACAGCTTGGTCCATGCTTCTCCGGCACTGGCAATGGCCGAAGCGCGGACGGGGCGTGAAGACCCATGTCTGGCAAGGTCAGGAACTCACTGTGGACTTCGGAGCCCAGACTTGGAACTGGGACGTCATGCCCGACGTACTCACGACGGATTCGTCCCCGAAGGCCATCGGAAGTGTTGCTTTACTTGGTTATCAGGTGGGCGTGGCTGCGGAAATGAACTGGGGGCTTGAGACTTCAGGATCTGATCTGTATGCCAACGAGGTTTTACATCTGTATTTCCGCTACCGCGACGGGATGCGACAACTGCAACGCGGAGAGTTTTCAGCCGAGGACTGGTTCGCCGCATTTCGCGAAGAGTTCGATGCCCCGACTCCCCGGCCCATTATCATGTCCATTTTCGATGATAACGGCGGCCACGAAGTCCTGGCGGACGGTTACCAGACCGGACCAACCAACATGGTGCATTTGAACATGGGATGGGACGGCATGCAGAATGCGTGGTACGATGTGACCAGCGACTTCGTCACTGGCGAATGGTCCTGGAAAGGGATACGTTCGGTGATCGTGACTGGAATCGAGCCGGACAGATCCAATAATTGGGTGACTCCCGCGATCAACTTATACTGAATAATTATAATCAGGGGCAAAAAGGGACATCCATGATAAGAAAGTCAAGGGGGAAGACGGAGTTTCCCCGATCATCCCGGTTTGAGTAAACGGGTGCCTTGATTTTGCTCTCCTGCCGACCTTTTGACTCGCTTCTTTGGGTCGAGTTTGGTTACCGACCAGACATCCATTTGTCGCATCAGGCCGGGTGATATGGCTCTATGCCCCACCCTTTGTAAAATGGCCTTTGCGGAAGAGTAAGTTTGGGTTAACCCTGCCGGCCTCGAAACAGGCATACAGAAGCATCACGGTTTTGAGCCGTTCGCGTAGTCCCTTATTATGCGAGGAACGGCAGGGTGTCGGCAAAGCTTTTGGTCTTGATCCCGGTGTACGCCGTTGAACCTGGCTTGATCTGATTTGCTGCTGTTGCCTATTGCATTCTCATCGTTACGCCACAAACAAATTCGGCAACAGCGGCGAATCGGATCAAGCCAGGGCCGGGATTGTGTCGCAATGTCTTTTATGCTGCCATCTGCTGCTCCCTGTAGGCAAAGGGCTTTTCGCTTTTATCTACGGCCAGCAGGTAGGCCACCAGTTTTCTAGCCACGGCCAGGGTAGCGGTATTTCGATGTGCCTTGACCAACATGGCTTTGTGGACCTCGGCCAATTGCTCGTTCCAGAGAGGAGCGATCTTGGCGGCTTCGATCAAAATGCACTGCAGGTGTTTGTTGCGTTTCTTGGAAATTGGGCCGCGCGAGGATTTCCCCGCGGATTCTTTTTGGGCGCTGCACAATCCACAATAGCTGACCGCCTGGGTTACATTGGAGAAACGATTGTGATCGCCAATTTCCAATACCCAGGTCAGGGCCAAGATCTCACCGACTCCAGGAATGGTCATCAAGCGTTCAACACGTTCCCTGATGGCTGTGTGCCCACGCAACACGGAGATCAATCTTTTCTGGGCAGCCTTGAATAATTCCAAATTTGCTCTGCTCATTTTCAGCAGGTTGATCACGGATTCCGGCACCTCCTCAACTTTTTCGAGGTACTGGTGAAAATACTTTTTTCCGTGAATCCGCTGTTTGTCGTATTGGGCGCCGACTTCCATCAACAGACCTGAAATTTTGTTTTTGGTTTTTACGCCCATACGCATGACAAAATTGCGGTAACGCATGATTCTGCGCAACTCCCGTGTTTGTTGAGGAAGCATATAGCATTCCGGCAACAAATTGGTTCGGAGCAAATCGGCAAGTATTGCGGCATCCACCCGGTCGTTTTTCTTTTTTCCGGCAATTATGGCCTTGAGCATCTCAGGGTGGGCAACCTTGAGCTCAACTGCATGAGGTTTGAGATGGTCATAAATCCATCCTGTAAACATGGTGGCCTCCATTGCCCCGATCCAAGGCGTCGTAAATGTCTTCACCCAATCATTGATTGATTTTCTCTGAGAGGGAATAAAACCTTCCTTGATAATCTTCCCGGCAACGTCTTTGATGCAATAGGCGATTTTCCTCTTGTGAACGTCGAGTCCGATATAGTACAAGTTTTCCATGGAAGCCCTCCTCTGGTTGTGATTCTGGGCGAGCATGTTCTCGTCCCAGCAGAGCCTTGAGCCATTTCATACCACGGGGGCTTCTTTCCTCCAAGTACCTGTTCTTATACATTTAAACAGGCTAAATATGCTTGCTACTCGCTACGAAAAACTAGCTGCCACTTTTCTCGCGATGGTACAATCGCATCGCGCATCTGTGGCTGATAATTTTGAAACAGGCTCTAAAAGAGAATGCTCGAACAAATGTATGTAGATTAAGCTGTATTACAAGGAGCTGCTGCCGGACAATTTTCGCGCTATGCTACAAAATTGCCGCAGAGCGCGACGTTCGGCGCCATCATCACATCACCGATCCAACAGTGGAGGTTAGGTTGTCCATCAAGAAAGACAGCAAAGAGTTTCTGAAGAAGGCAAGCATTGCGAGTCTTGGATTGGCAGGATCATCGCCGAGCACAGTCATCCAGGGAGACACGGGTACGCACTCGCTGCCGAACCCCGCACTGCAGACTTTCCCACCAGGGTTCCTCTGGGGCGTCGCCACGGCGTCCTACCAGATAGAAGGATCCCCCGATGCGGATGGCAAAGGCAAGTCAATCTGGGATACCTATGCGCATACCCCCGGAAAGATGAAGAATGAGGACACGGGTGACGTCGCGATCGATCACTACCGCCGGTACAGGGATGACGTGCTGCTGATGAAGGACATGGGAGTCAACGCCTACCGGTTCTCCATCTCCTGGCCTCGCATCTTCCCGACAGGATGCGGTAGGCCCAACCCCGGGGGGCTCGATTTCTACAGCCGCCTGGTGGATGAACTGCTCAAGGCAGATATCAAACCGTTCGCCACGCTCTATCACTGGGACCTGCCACAGGCGCTGCAGGACAAGGGTGGTTGGCAGTCGCGGGTAACGTCGATGAACTTCGCAGACTATGCGGGGTTAGTGGCCGAGAAGTTGGGCGACCGGATCAAAAACTTCTTCACGCTCAACGAGTTGCAAAACTTCGTGGACATGGGTCACCGCGGTACCGAACTCACAGTCCAAGGCAAGCCTGTGCGAATTGAGCTTGCGCCGGGTCTTGCTCTGCCGATTGGTGCGCTGAATCAGGTGGCCCACCACGCCGTGCTTGCGCATGGGCTTGCGGTGCAGGCCATCCGGGCGCGGGGCTCTGCGGACATCAAGGTCGGCCCGGCTGATGTACTGTTCTCCGCCGTGCCCCTGATTGACGCGCCAAACCACGTGGCCGCCGCGAAGGCTGCGACACGGTCCTACAACTGGCGGTTTCTGGACGTGATGCTCTCGGGCCGCTATAGCGACGACTACCTTGTTTCAGCCGGGCCCGATGCGCCGCGCTTCAGCGATGAGGACCTGCGCGCCATCGCTTCACCGAACGATTTCGTGGGTATCAACATCTACGTGCTCAAGAACTACGTTCTGGCTTCGGACGTTGAGCCTGGGTGGCAGGAGATACCAACGAGTATCTCGCACCCCAAGATGTTCTCGCCCTGGCACAGCTTTTCGCCTGAGGTGCTCTACTGGGGGCCGCGCCTGCTCAACGAAATCTGGAAACCGAAGGCGATCTACATCACGGAAAGCGGCTGCGCCGCTGCCGATACGGTCACCTCCGATGGTCAGGTATATGACACGGACCGCATCATGTATCTGCGCGCTGTCATGGGAAACCTCCATCGGGCGATGGCCGAAGGAGCGCCCGTCAAGGGCAATTTCGTGTGGAGTGCTTTCGACAATCTGGAATGGACTAGCGGTTACGGCACCCGCTTTGGTCTTGTGCATGTGGACTTCAAGACCCAGAAGCGCACGCCGAAACTTAGTGCCGCCTGGTTCAGAGAGACGGCCCGGCGCAACACGATAGTGTAGTGGCAAGATACAAGGGGGCAGGGAAGGGGACGAAAAAGGGAATATAAATGAAAGCAAAAATAATTCAATTTCTAATGGTTTTAGTTTGGACAAGTTTCCTTCTGGTTGGCTGCGGGGGCAATTCGGCAACACCATCCATTCCGCTTGCGACAACCTGCGCTAATTTGAATGGCACAAGTATTGATGATGTCACCATTACGTCCACGAAGTGGTACGAAGCCTCAGGCGATCATCCTGCCTTCTGCCAGGTGAATGCAACCCGGCCGCCCTATCTGGACATGGAAATCGATCTACCGGCAAACTGGTCCGGCAGGCTCTGGCAGCAAGGTGGAGGCGGCTTCGACGGGAGAATCACTTCAGCCATCACCACGGATGCAACGACAGGCGCTATCACCAGCATGAGTATCGCCTTGAAAGAAGGGCTTGCAGTATATGCCGCATCGAATGGCGGAAATCGCGCAACAGCTCCAGCCCAGGCGGCGCCACTGGTCTGGTCGGATGGAACGCAAGACGGCGTCACGTCGGCCAGAGACTATGCCTATACGGCATTAAGCACGACCCGTGAATTCGCCCGGGCCGTCACTCTGAAATTCTACGGAAGATCTCCAAGTCATACTTACTTTAACGGCTGTTCCAACGGCGGTCGCAATGCCTACATAGCCGCCGATCGCTGGCCTGAAGACTATGACGGTATCGTGTCGGGCTGCATGGTCATGGACATTACAGGACAAACAGTTGCCTGGATGGATTTAGGTGCAAAGTCAGGCACAGAAACGATGCCCTCGGCAGCGCAGTGGCAAGCGGTGACGGCGGCTTCCATGGCGGCCTGCGATGCACTAGATGGCGTTACCGACGGCATGATTGCCAATCAGGCTGCCTGTGATTTCGATGCGGCCACGTTGCAGTGTGGTGAACCGACAGCGGATCCCGATCCTGCTATCTGTTTGACTGCCGAGCAGGTGCAGACTGTAAAAGACGTCACATCCGATCTGAAACTCGGGGACGGTACGACGGTCTATTCCGGCTACAATTGGACAGACTGGTATTCACATGTCGTTTATTATGGTCTTCTGGGCGGGGGAAATGCCTTGCTGGCGACGGGAGATGCGGCATGGTTCAGTGATTTGGCAAAACGGCAATCCTTCATCCTGGATCATGATTACCCGATATTTCAATATGGTTTGCGCATCATCGGAGCCAATCCCGATAAAAGCAGGGTCGCGGCTTTTGTAGCGTCGGGTCGGAAATTGATATCCTGGCACGCTGGATCGGACAACCTGAGCTCGTTTAACGATCATGTTCGCAATTATTCAACCATGATGAACTTGGCCGTGGGGCAGGGCCTCACCGATCCGGAAACCCATACCCGTTTCTTTGTCGTGCCCGGAGGAAGCCACACAGACGGCGAGGACTTGACGGAGATCAACTGGTTTAATGCCATCACTCAATGGGTTGAAATGGATATCGCTCCAGAACAATTGCTTTATAACAAACGCGATAAAACAACGGGAGAACTGCTGCGCACGCTACCCGTTTGTCGCCATCCCCAGTATCCAAGATATAACGGGGCAGGCGATGTGAATGACGCGGCAAATTATACCTGTACGACGCCCTAAAAGGTATCACTTCCCCAACCAATAAATAATTTGACAGGGCAAAAAGGGAA contains the following coding sequences:
- a CDS encoding transposase codes for the protein MGRIARFVRDDRPTIYHVMSRTALDGFPLQDVEKDRLMAIVARLCKFYFVDLLGFCLMGNHFHLVVRMHTEEAATDAEIVKRFKKQFGEDAVILPHQVQDYRRRLVNLGAFMKDIKQGFTRYFNKRRNRKGFFWGDRFKSLIVQEGASLVNLLAYVDLNPVRAGLVQKPEDYRWSGLGYLVQRGNRDGLLDLDLGLKEWNELEPKEIVRKYRQFVYETGAMDTGKGKQLNPEIVKRERKKGYKLSRTDVFRHRCRYFTDSGIIGSKEFVSEVFDGVKHLLDSKDERRFTPVGGMDGVYSMKRLGAGG
- a CDS encoding DUF1566 domain-containing protein; the encoded protein is MKKLYAVATMAFVLCLTGLVLSGTAFADRCVDNGDGTVTDNGTGLMWQKATAGPMNWDAAMSYASGLSLAGRSDWRLPGRDRLEELYHSPCKGMIELSFPAYWSSTTNANNTNNAWHVNFNNGNVNNNNKSNSSYVRAVRDAHSNTKVIRKY
- a CDS encoding transposase, encoding MFLSILADLVERYNWICHGYCLMGNHYHLLIETPDGNLSEGMRQLNGIYTQKFNRSHARVGHVFQGRFKSIVVEKDSHLLELCRYVVLNPVRAGMARHPKDYP
- a CDS encoding C10 family peptidase, which produces MKILSTDKEKKVMLACDGICKKIGLVAASFILALLMVQTSLAAAVDRDLALKVAGNYLEYLVQTFDRWPEADPFIESLTPVFYKETKVFWHVDVSPSGFLLISSRDELSPIKLYSETGQFDPDRATKQGAPESWIIPEQFLSVVAVSFATKIRAPLQGDEGVSRQIRQAWDLFGQPRAWKTLSKTSAHPPRTVGPLVTARWGQAPPYNRRTPKVEGENTRVGCVATAWSMLLRHWQWPKRGRGVKTHVWQGQELTVDFGAQTWNWDVMPDVLTTDSSPKAIGSVALLGYQVGVAAEMNWGLETSGSDLYANEVLHLYFRYRDGMRQLQRGEFSAEDWFAAFREEFDAPTPRPIIMSIFDDNGGHEVLADGYQTGPTNMVHLNMGWDGMQNAWYDVTSDFVTGEWSWKGIRSVIVTGIEPDRSNNWVTPAINLY
- a CDS encoding IS110 family transposase; translation: MENLYYIGLDVHKRKIAYCIKDVAGKIIKEGFIPSQRKSINDWVKTFTTPWIGAMEATMFTGWIYDHLKPHAVELKVAHPEMLKAIIAGKKKNDRVDAAILADLLRTNLLPECYMLPQQTRELRRIMRYRNFVMRMGVKTKNKISGLLMEVGAQYDKQRIHGKKYFHQYLEKVEEVPESVINLLKMSRANLELFKAAQKRLISVLRGHTAIRERVERLMTIPGVGEILALTWVLEIGDHNRFSNVTQAVSYCGLCSAQKESAGKSSRGPISKKRNKHLQCILIEAAKIAPLWNEQLAEVHKAMLVKAHRNTATLAVARKLVAYLLAVDKSEKPFAYREQQMAA
- a CDS encoding GH1 family beta-glucosidase, which gives rise to MSIKKDSKEFLKKASIASLGLAGSSPSTVIQGDTGTHSLPNPALQTFPPGFLWGVATASYQIEGSPDADGKGKSIWDTYAHTPGKMKNEDTGDVAIDHYRRYRDDVLLMKDMGVNAYRFSISWPRIFPTGCGRPNPGGLDFYSRLVDELLKADIKPFATLYHWDLPQALQDKGGWQSRVTSMNFADYAGLVAEKLGDRIKNFFTLNELQNFVDMGHRGTELTVQGKPVRIELAPGLALPIGALNQVAHHAVLAHGLAVQAIRARGSADIKVGPADVLFSAVPLIDAPNHVAAAKAATRSYNWRFLDVMLSGRYSDDYLVSAGPDAPRFSDEDLRAIASPNDFVGINIYVLKNYVLASDVEPGWQEIPTSISHPKMFSPWHSFSPEVLYWGPRLLNEIWKPKAIYITESGCAAADTVTSDGQVYDTDRIMYLRAVMGNLHRAMAEGAPVKGNFVWSAFDNLEWTSGYGTRFGLVHVDFKTQKRTPKLSAAWFRETARRNTIV
- a CDS encoding tannase/feruloyl esterase family alpha/beta hydrolase, encoding MKAKIIQFLMVLVWTSFLLVGCGGNSATPSIPLATTCANLNGTSIDDVTITSTKWYEASGDHPAFCQVNATRPPYLDMEIDLPANWSGRLWQQGGGGFDGRITSAITTDATTGAITSMSIALKEGLAVYAASNGGNRATAPAQAAPLVWSDGTQDGVTSARDYAYTALSTTREFARAVTLKFYGRSPSHTYFNGCSNGGRNAYIAADRWPEDYDGIVSGCMVMDITGQTVAWMDLGAKSGTETMPSAAQWQAVTAASMAACDALDGVTDGMIANQAACDFDAATLQCGEPTADPDPAICLTAEQVQTVKDVTSDLKLGDGTTVYSGYNWTDWYSHVVYYGLLGGGNALLATGDAAWFSDLAKRQSFILDHDYPIFQYGLRIIGANPDKSRVAAFVASGRKLISWHAGSDNLSSFNDHVRNYSTMMNLAVGQGLTDPETHTRFFVVPGGSHTDGEDLTEINWFNAITQWVEMDIAPEQLLYNKRDKTTGELLRTLPVCRHPQYPRYNGAGDVNDAANYTCTTP